One genomic region from Jilunia laotingensis encodes:
- a CDS encoding DUF3575 domain-containing protein has translation MRKIFLLGVAILLSVTMNAQHVALKNNLVYDATTTPNLALEIGLGKKTTLDLYGGYNPFTFGDHKRFKHWLAQPEFRYWVCERFNGTFWGIHLHGGEFSIAGLALPFKIYPGLKDHRYEGYFYGVGISVGHQWVFSKRWSIEASIGIGYARIEYDKYKCVSCSPKVKSGAKNYVGPTKAAVSLIYFIR, from the coding sequence ATGAGGAAGATTTTTCTTTTAGGAGTTGCAATTTTACTTTCAGTTACAATGAATGCCCAGCATGTAGCATTGAAAAACAATTTGGTTTATGATGCCACTACTACTCCGAATCTTGCATTGGAGATAGGATTAGGGAAGAAAACCACTTTGGATTTATATGGAGGTTATAACCCATTTACGTTTGGAGATCATAAACGGTTTAAGCACTGGCTGGCACAACCCGAGTTTCGCTACTGGGTGTGCGAACGTTTCAATGGAACTTTTTGGGGTATTCATCTTCACGGGGGTGAGTTTAGTATTGCGGGTTTGGCTTTACCTTTTAAGATATATCCCGGTTTAAAAGATCACCGATATGAGGGTTACTTTTATGGAGTAGGAATAAGCGTGGGACATCAGTGGGTATTTAGTAAACGATGGAGCATTGAAGCGAGTATCGGGATTGGATATGCACGGATCGAATATGATAAATACAAATGTGTGAGTTGCAGCCCGAAAGTAAAGAGTGGTGCTAAGAACTATGTCGGCCCGACAAAAGCAGCGGTCTCACTGATTTATTTTATACGATAA
- a CDS encoding DUF3868 domain-containing protein encodes MKKSIILIFGFLLSNLGLQAQNTYEGNIIFSSQRVVRKGGILNIEAVMDLSNMKLSAQQMATLTPVIVSNDGVESHQFAPIIIAGKKRFKILNRSQAFGTATLSAEPMYTERRCNDKLQTIDLYLRVPYQKWMHEARLVIKEKVTGCIDCDSGQDEYTVMASILNELFIPKYELSYVVPPVEPLKQRTETHSAFLNFEVDKYVLLRNYKNNINVLTEIDRIVNEIQHDPNLTVTEFTVVGYASPEGNFNSNMALSKNRAFAFVDYLKDKLNVNESLLTVEWKGEDWNGLSKVVAESSIPERQAVLDILDNTPEVILRKQKLKTLNGGITYKFLLREYYPSLRRNDYSISYVARPFNVEEARTLIKTKPQYLSLNEMFLVAETYPKNSKEFKEVFDVAARVYPDNPIAQLNTASLELENGAVNVAIERLMKLDVPEAWNNLGVAYVMNKDYQKGKEYFEKAAEAGVKTAVYNAGQLTKWLETQE; translated from the coding sequence ATGAAGAAAAGCATAATATTGATATTTGGTTTCCTGCTGAGCAATCTAGGATTGCAGGCGCAAAATACTTATGAAGGAAATATCATTTTCAGCTCTCAACGGGTGGTTAGGAAAGGGGGTATTCTGAATATAGAAGCTGTCATGGATTTGAGTAACATGAAATTGTCTGCACAACAAATGGCAACACTTACCCCTGTGATTGTTTCAAATGATGGGGTCGAGTCTCATCAATTTGCTCCCATTATTATTGCTGGAAAAAAGCGTTTCAAGATATTGAATCGTTCACAGGCTTTCGGTACCGCTACGTTATCCGCTGAGCCTATGTATACAGAGAGGCGCTGTAACGATAAGTTGCAAACGATTGATTTATATTTGCGAGTTCCTTATCAGAAATGGATGCATGAAGCCAGGCTTGTAATTAAGGAGAAAGTGACTGGTTGCATTGACTGTGACAGTGGACAAGACGAATATACTGTAATGGCCTCTATTTTGAATGAGCTGTTTATTCCTAAATACGAACTTAGTTACGTGGTTCCTCCGGTGGAACCGTTAAAACAGCGTACAGAGACGCATTCGGCTTTTCTCAATTTTGAGGTGGATAAGTATGTATTGCTTCGTAATTATAAGAACAATATCAATGTATTGACTGAAATAGATAGGATTGTAAATGAGATACAACATGACCCTAACCTGACTGTCACTGAGTTTACAGTGGTAGGGTATGCGTCTCCTGAAGGTAACTTCAATAGCAATATGGCTTTGTCTAAAAATCGCGCTTTTGCTTTTGTCGATTATCTGAAAGACAAATTGAACGTGAATGAATCACTCTTGACGGTGGAATGGAAAGGGGAAGATTGGAACGGTCTTAGTAAGGTGGTGGCTGAATCATCTATTCCTGAAAGACAAGCAGTTTTAGACATTCTTGATAATACTCCGGAAGTCATTCTTCGTAAGCAGAAGCTAAAAACATTGAATGGAGGTATTACCTATAAATTCTTGCTTCGGGAATATTACCCTTCGCTTCGTAGGAATGACTATAGTATCTCTTATGTAGCCCGTCCGTTCAATGTGGAAGAAGCAAGGACTCTGATTAAAACTAAGCCGCAGTATCTCAGTCTAAATGAAATGTTTTTGGTAGCAGAAACCTATCCGAAAAATAGCAAAGAGTTTAAAGAAGTGTTCGATGTTGCTGCACGTGTTTATCCAGATAATCCGATAGCACAACTTAATACGGCTTCTCTCGAGTTGGAGAACGGAGCAGTAAATGTAGCCATCGAACGGTTAATGAAATTGGATGTGCCGGAAGCTTGGAATAACCTCGGAGTGGCATATGTTATGAATAAAGATTATCAGAAAGGAAAAGAATATTTTGAAAAAGCTGCTGAGGCAGGGGTAAAAACCGCTGTGTATAACGCGGGCCAGCTAACTAAGTGGCTGGAAACCCAAGAGTGA
- a CDS encoding Mfa1 family fimbria major subunit (Members of this family are fimbrial shaft proteins (major subunit proteins), found in the Bacteriodetes. The family is named for Mfa1 from Porphyromonas gingivalis, and is related to but distinct from the family of FimA from the species.): protein MRVEWKKMLLGFAVFAGMTMMLSCSNEENYDPGGEPGVTEEPTETAFLSFYVGAGSLAGTRMIAVDPTDPGREEEQVVERVRMVLYENKAATVRYSWDLDARRGNGGSFEGSHVVPNSGSPDRFITIGQEVVRQDYKLLILVNAPPQLLDVTEKGRRLEELYREANVMKADLTTPNGIAADNNFYMTNDQGLIDVPKDELKPTKNDAEVSPFMVHVERAVAKVVVKEPESGIVVTPDGDAISDLSWGLDITNRYMYWMRQMTYTASGMMEGPGVSRRERYAMDPNFEGLHHYDEVTLGNYFEYLDVSDPLMDLPKQFGEYDYVAENTMAADEQYKNVTTRVILRGIYRPSGINLPANTRSGATGISFFTFEGLVFSVQQMANLVNNLPGDPGELSEPVLQRLHAVIIGFPDPSRLTNPQASFSENGIRYYHNGVSYYTIQIRHFDDGQVSEPMGFGRYGVVRNNVYNITVRSILGPGEPVIEKPVEPNDDPAYISADVNVLPWSVRTQDVEDLYN from the coding sequence ATGAGAGTAGAATGGAAAAAAATGTTGTTGGGATTTGCAGTATTTGCAGGAATGACAATGATGTTATCATGTAGCAATGAGGAAAATTATGATCCCGGTGGTGAACCTGGAGTAACGGAAGAACCTACGGAAACAGCTTTCCTGTCATTTTACGTAGGGGCAGGTTCACTGGCCGGTACCAGAATGATTGCAGTCGATCCTACGGATCCGGGGAGAGAAGAAGAGCAAGTGGTTGAACGGGTTCGCATGGTGTTATATGAAAACAAGGCAGCAACAGTACGATACTCCTGGGATCTGGATGCGAGAAGAGGAAATGGTGGGAGCTTTGAGGGATCTCATGTGGTACCAAACAGCGGTTCTCCCGATCGTTTCATTACTATCGGACAAGAGGTCGTTCGTCAGGATTATAAATTACTGATTTTGGTAAATGCTCCTCCACAGTTGTTGGATGTTACGGAAAAAGGGAGACGTTTGGAGGAATTGTATCGGGAAGCGAATGTCATGAAAGCAGACTTAACTACTCCTAATGGCATTGCTGCAGATAATAATTTCTATATGACGAATGATCAGGGACTGATAGATGTTCCGAAAGACGAATTGAAACCTACAAAAAATGACGCTGAAGTTTCTCCGTTTATGGTACATGTGGAACGTGCTGTGGCTAAAGTTGTGGTTAAGGAGCCTGAATCGGGTATTGTGGTAACTCCGGATGGAGATGCAATTTCGGATCTGTCATGGGGACTGGATATTACCAACAGGTATATGTATTGGATGCGTCAGATGACTTATACAGCATCCGGAATGATGGAAGGACCGGGAGTCAGCCGTCGTGAACGTTATGCGATGGATCCTAACTTTGAAGGTCTGCACCATTATGATGAAGTTACTCTTGGTAATTATTTTGAATATTTGGATGTTTCTGATCCATTGATGGATTTACCGAAACAGTTCGGAGAATATGATTATGTCGCAGAGAATACAATGGCCGCTGATGAACAGTATAAAAATGTAACGACACGTGTTATCTTACGTGGAATCTACAGACCTAGTGGCATAAATCTTCCCGCGAATACTCGTAGTGGAGCAACGGGTATAAGCTTTTTCACTTTTGAAGGATTGGTGTTTAGTGTACAGCAGATGGCAAATCTGGTAAACAATCTGCCGGGTGATCCGGGCGAACTTTCCGAACCTGTTTTGCAAAGGCTGCATGCTGTAATTATTGGTTTTCCAGATCCGTCCAGACTGACAAACCCACAAGCGTCTTTTTCAGAGAACGGCATTCGGTACTATCACAATGGGGTATCTTATTATACGATACAGATACGCCACTTTGATGATGGTCAGGTAAGTGAGCCCATGGGGTTCGGGCGGTATGGAGTAGTACGTAATAATGTTTATAATATTACGGTGAGAAGTATCCTTGGACCCGGTGAGCCTGTAATTGAAAAACCTGTAGAACCGAATGATGATCCGGCATATATCTCGGCAGACGTGAATGTTTTGCCTTGGTCAGTTCGTACGCAGGATGTAGAAGATTTATATAATTAA
- a CDS encoding FimB/Mfa2 family fimbrial subunit: protein MNRFIGYIQVACFCLLLCASCVRDGIDEDCNSYVRFVYDYNLEYIDLFHKQATKMNLYVFDENGVYVTELKEESGAFAPDYLMPLPESFRGKKFIVVAWSGLYDQSYDKELLTPGVSTLQDMEVRVNNLKTRNGEGTVDRELHPLWHGKHTEIKPLYNNDITTVSLMKNTNTFRIVMQMLDDASIDVNDYDFRIISPNGRYNHGNELQNDEETEKVEYTVYHTENDDETGAIAELNTLRLMTVKDNRLVITHKSTGKSILDIPLNKYLNALRLEQYSGLSLQEYLDRSDKYGIVLFFKGMDSEGNYISVDMQINGWLIREQNVEDI from the coding sequence ATGAACAGATTTATCGGATACATACAGGTTGCATGCTTCTGCCTTCTGCTATGTGCTTCCTGTGTCAGAGACGGTATAGATGAGGATTGCAATTCTTACGTTCGCTTTGTATACGACTATAACCTGGAATACATAGACTTGTTTCATAAACAGGCAACAAAGATGAATTTGTATGTATTCGATGAAAATGGTGTATATGTTACGGAACTTAAAGAAGAATCCGGTGCTTTTGCACCGGATTATCTGATGCCTCTTCCCGAATCATTCAGAGGAAAGAAATTTATTGTAGTAGCTTGGTCAGGTCTTTATGATCAGTCGTATGATAAAGAACTGTTAACTCCTGGCGTATCCACACTTCAAGATATGGAAGTCAGGGTGAACAACTTGAAAACCCGTAATGGAGAAGGGACAGTCGATCGTGAATTGCATCCACTGTGGCATGGGAAGCATACAGAGATAAAGCCCTTGTATAACAACGATATAACCACCGTCTCCTTGATGAAGAATACCAATACATTCCGCATTGTCATGCAAATGTTAGACGATGCTTCTATCGATGTGAATGATTATGATTTTCGTATTATTTCTCCTAATGGTCGTTATAATCATGGCAATGAATTGCAGAATGATGAAGAAACTGAAAAGGTAGAATATACCGTTTACCATACTGAAAACGATGATGAGACGGGTGCCATTGCGGAACTAAACACATTGCGGTTGATGACAGTAAAGGATAACCGTCTAGTCATTACTCATAAATCCACGGGAAAAAGCATTTTGGATATTCCTTTGAATAAATATCTCAATGCCTTACGCTTGGAACAATATTCCGGCCTTTCTTTGCAGGAATATTTGGATCGTTCAGATAAGTATGGGATCGTTCTCTTTTTTAAAGGAATGGATAGCGAAGGGAATTATATCAGTGTCGATATGCAGATCAACGGTTGGTTAATCAGAGAACAGAATGTGGAAGATATTTGA
- a CDS encoding UDP-glucuronic acid decarboxylase family protein, which produces MKRILVSGGAGFIGSHLCTRLINEGHDVICLDNLFTGSKDNIVHLMNNHRFEFVRHDVTLPYSAEVDEIYNLACPASPIRYQHDAIQTVKTSVMGAINLLGLAMRLDAKILQASTSEIYGDPKVHPQPESYWGNVNPIGYRSCYDEGKRCAETLFMDYHRQNNVRIKIIRIFNTYGPCMLPNDGRVVSNFLVQALQNEDITIYGSGSQTRSFQYVDDLIEGMIRMMDTDDSFTGPVNIGNPKEYSILELAEKVISMTESKSKIIFKPLPDDDPKQRRPDITLAKEMLGWSPTVELEEGLRRMIDYFKDYKV; this is translated from the coding sequence ATGAAAAGAATTTTAGTTAGCGGTGGAGCGGGATTTATTGGCTCGCATCTTTGCACCAGGCTGATTAATGAAGGACACGATGTTATTTGTTTGGATAATCTTTTTACAGGATCGAAAGATAATATCGTGCATCTTATGAACAATCATCGTTTTGAATTTGTGCGCCATGATGTAACATTGCCGTATTCAGCAGAGGTAGATGAGATTTACAATCTTGCATGTCCGGCTTCTCCCATACGTTATCAACATGACGCAATTCAGACAGTGAAGACATCAGTGATGGGCGCAATAAATCTGTTAGGTTTGGCTATGCGGTTGGATGCTAAAATTCTGCAGGCTTCAACAAGCGAAATATATGGTGATCCTAAAGTACATCCCCAACCCGAGAGTTATTGGGGTAATGTCAATCCTATAGGTTACCGTTCTTGCTATGATGAAGGGAAAAGATGTGCTGAAACGCTTTTCATGGATTATCATCGTCAGAACAATGTTCGCATCAAGATTATTCGTATTTTCAACACATACGGTCCCTGTATGTTACCCAATGATGGTCGTGTAGTTTCTAATTTTTTGGTACAAGCATTGCAAAATGAGGATATTACGATTTATGGTTCCGGATCTCAGACACGAAGTTTTCAATATGTGGACGATTTGATTGAAGGTATGATCAGAATGATGGATACGGATGACAGTTTTACCGGACCGGTAAATATTGGTAATCCAAAAGAGTATTCCATACTTGAATTGGCTGAAAAAGTTATCAGTATGACTGAATCAAAGTCAAAGATAATTTTCAAACCTTTGCCTGATGATGATCCGAAACAACGTCGTCCGGACATTACTTTGGCAAAAGAAATGTTGGGTTGGTCTCCTACAGTCGAATTGGAAGAAGGACTCAGGCGTATGATTGATTATTTCAAAGATTATAAGGTGTAA
- a CDS encoding ATP-binding response regulator has product MNMEINPSEYKILIVDDVMSNVLLLKVLLTNEKFQIVTANNGRQALDQVEKEKPDLVLLDVMMPDMSGFEVSQQLKANPETAEIPIIFLTALNSTADIVKGFQVGGNDFISKPFNKEELIIRVTHQISLIAAKRIIVAQTEELRRTIIGRDKLYSVIAHDLRSPMGSIKMVLNMLILNLPNDTIGDEMYELLTMANQTTEDVFSLLDNLLKWTKSQIGKLKVVYQDVDIVEVTEGVIEIFSMVAGLKKIKINLESPEHLEVHGDIDMIKTVIRNLVSNAIKFSTEDTEIMVTVKEEGDMAVVSVKDNGCGIDAENQKKLLHTDTHFSTFGTNNEEGSGLGLLLCQDFVIKNGGKLWFTSVKGEGSTFSFSVPLNK; this is encoded by the coding sequence ATGAACATGGAAATTAACCCTTCTGAATATAAAATACTCATTGTAGATGATGTAATGTCGAATGTACTGTTATTGAAAGTACTTTTGACTAATGAGAAATTTCAGATCGTGACAGCTAACAACGGTCGTCAGGCGTTGGATCAGGTAGAAAAGGAGAAACCGGATCTGGTTTTACTGGATGTGATGATGCCGGATATGAGTGGTTTCGAAGTTTCCCAGCAACTGAAAGCGAATCCGGAAACGGCTGAAATACCGATTATTTTTCTGACTGCACTGAATAGTACGGCAGATATTGTGAAGGGTTTCCAAGTAGGAGGTAATGATTTTATTTCGAAACCGTTCAATAAGGAAGAGTTGATTATTCGTGTGACGCATCAAATCTCATTGATTGCGGCTAAACGCATTATTGTTGCACAGACTGAGGAGTTAAGGAGAACAATTATTGGTCGTGACAAGCTGTATTCGGTGATTGCGCATGATTTGCGTTCCCCTATGGGCTCTATCAAGATGGTTCTCAATATGCTTATTCTGAACTTGCCGAACGATACGATCGGTGACGAGATGTATGAGTTGCTGACGATGGCCAACCAAACCACGGAAGACGTATTTTCGTTGCTTGATAATTTGTTGAAATGGACAAAGAGCCAGATCGGCAAGTTGAAGGTTGTTTATCAGGATGTAGATATCGTAGAAGTAACAGAAGGAGTAATTGAAATATTCTCAATGGTTGCCGGATTGAAAAAGATCAAGATTAATCTGGAATCACCGGAACATCTGGAAGTACATGGAGATATCGATATGATAAAAACGGTGATCCGCAATCTGGTAAGCAATGCCATTAAATTCAGTACTGAAGATACAGAGATAATGGTGACGGTGAAGGAAGAAGGCGATATGGCTGTGGTAAGTGTGAAGGATAACGGTTGTGGCATTGATGCAGAGAATCAGAAAAAACTTCTTCATACGGATACTCATTTCAGTACTTTCGGTACAAATAATGAAGAAGGATCAGGATTGGGGTTGCTATTGTGTCAGGACTTTGTGATTAAAAATGGCGGTAAGCTTTGGTTTACATCCGTTAAAGGAGAAGGTTCTACATTCAGTTTCTCTGTTCCTTTAAATAAATAA
- a CDS encoding DUF2809 domain-containing protein gives MKLIVKYRLYYLILFLFTILLGLGSRRYGSYLPAFVADYAGDTLWAAMVYWGISVLFPKKEFFRKGFIALSFSYCIEISQLYQADWINAIRGTTLGALVLGHGFLWSDILCYTVGVGLAILIDFTLFINKEYI, from the coding sequence ATGAAACTCATTGTAAAATATCGTTTATATTATCTTATCCTGTTTCTTTTCACTATTCTTCTGGGATTGGGATCAAGGAGATATGGTAGCTATCTACCCGCCTTTGTTGCGGATTATGCTGGAGATACCTTATGGGCAGCGATGGTATATTGGGGCATAAGTGTTCTATTTCCTAAAAAGGAATTTTTTCGGAAAGGGTTTATTGCTTTGTCATTTTCTTATTGTATCGAGATCAGTCAGCTTTATCAGGCGGATTGGATCAATGCGATCAGAGGAACCACATTGGGAGCTTTGGTACTCGGTCATGGATTCCTCTGGTCGGATATACTTTGTTATACAGTCGGTGTCGGACTGGCTATTTTAATAGATTTTACCCTCTTCATCAATAAGGAGTATATTTAA
- the cbiD gene encoding cobalt-precorrin-5B (C(1))-methyltransferase CbiD encodes MILIFGGTTEGRTAARVIDEAGKLFYYSTKGNEQEINLQHGERITGALDTGQMEAFCHEKGIRLIIDASHPFAQRLHETIIEVSGKLQIIAIRYERIYPARLKDVFWCKDYEDAITRLEAESISKLLALTGVQSISKLKSYWTQHSCWFRILNRESSRQLAIYQGFPPDRLCYYQPEEDEHSLLRQYRPQAILLKESGESGGFTEKVNAALEENIKVFAIQRDEEIMKNFVEIVLGEYGLQFAIQKYLPEFFPLRIGISSGTCATAATLAAAKALFEPFAEIKKVTVQLPNKEPITVYVKEVTKKPIIEPDGSDQMFETTATVIKDAGDDPDVTNGIAIKASLSFVRNEGKGAELRSSPEDFKLVLRGGEGVGIITLPGLGMELGTPAINPAPRKMLEDNLKHYLTQIGLSVFDGTFVVTISVPGGEEIAKRTFNPRIGVEGGISIIGTSGIVRPFSSEAFVNAIRKEMEVAKASGTTCVVINSGAKSERAIRSQYLELPAQAFVHYGNFIGETLKIAAEIDIPEITMGVMIGKAVKLAEGHLDTHSKKVVMNKEFLKEVANKAFCCQETINKIDHITLARELWTLLGGEERSRFFTLLLNLCREHCTPLFPNKLNILLIDEEGKIY; translated from the coding sequence ATGATACTTATATTCGGAGGAACCACAGAAGGACGTACAGCTGCCCGGGTGATCGATGAAGCGGGCAAACTCTTTTATTATTCAACGAAAGGGAATGAACAAGAAATAAATCTTCAACATGGTGAACGGATAACCGGTGCATTGGATACCGGACAAATGGAGGCTTTTTGCCATGAAAAAGGAATCCGGCTCATCATTGATGCCTCCCATCCTTTTGCCCAAAGACTCCATGAAACAATAATAGAGGTGTCAGGCAAATTACAAATAATCGCCATACGCTACGAACGCATCTATCCAGCCCGTCTCAAAGACGTATTCTGGTGCAAAGATTATGAAGATGCCATAACACGGTTAGAAGCTGAAAGCATCAGCAAACTCCTTGCCCTCACAGGTGTACAAAGTATCAGCAAGCTGAAATCCTACTGGACTCAACATAGCTGTTGGTTCCGGATTTTAAACCGGGAAAGCTCCCGGCAGCTTGCTATCTATCAAGGTTTTCCCCCGGATCGGCTGTGTTACTATCAACCGGAAGAAGACGAACACTCACTTTTACGACAATACCGTCCGCAAGCTATTCTTCTCAAAGAGTCCGGTGAGTCTGGTGGGTTTACCGAGAAAGTGAATGCGGCATTGGAAGAAAACATCAAAGTATTTGCCATTCAACGCGATGAGGAAATAATGAAAAATTTTGTAGAGATAGTTCTTGGTGAGTATGGGCTGCAATTCGCCATTCAGAAATATCTCCCGGAATTCTTTCCGTTACGCATCGGAATAAGTTCCGGCACATGTGCCACGGCAGCAACCCTCGCTGCAGCGAAAGCTTTGTTCGAACCTTTTGCGGAGATTAAGAAGGTCACAGTTCAATTGCCTAATAAAGAACCTATTACTGTTTATGTAAAAGAGGTCACGAAAAAGCCTATTATCGAACCAGATGGTTCTGATCAGATGTTTGAAACGACTGCTACCGTTATTAAAGATGCCGGTGATGATCCCGATGTAACTAACGGAATCGCAATCAAAGCGTCCCTCTCTTTTGTCCGTAATGAAGGCAAAGGGGCAGAACTACGTTCCTCGCCTGAAGATTTTAAATTAGTCCTACGTGGTGGTGAAGGAGTAGGTATTATCACATTGCCAGGATTGGGTATGGAGTTGGGAACACCCGCTATCAATCCCGCCCCTCGCAAAATGCTTGAAGACAACCTAAAACATTATCTGACGCAAATAGGACTGTCTGTTTTTGACGGAACCTTTGTAGTAACTATCTCCGTACCGGGTGGTGAAGAGATCGCCAAACGCACTTTTAATCCACGGATCGGAGTAGAAGGTGGAATCTCTATCATAGGCACTTCCGGAATAGTGCGGCCATTCTCGTCCGAAGCGTTTGTCAATGCCATCCGTAAAGAAATGGAAGTAGCCAAAGCAAGCGGCACTACATGCGTCGTTATCAACTCCGGTGCTAAAAGCGAACGCGCAATACGCAGCCAGTACCTTGAATTACCGGCACAAGCTTTCGTTCATTACGGCAATTTCATCGGTGAAACCCTTAAAATAGCAGCAGAAATCGATATACCGGAGATTACAATGGGAGTCATGATCGGTAAAGCCGTCAAACTGGCAGAAGGACATCTGGATACCCATAGCAAAAAAGTTGTGATGAATAAAGAGTTCCTGAAAGAAGTAGCAAACAAGGCATTTTGTTGCCAAGAGACGATTAATAAAATAGATCACATCACACTGGCACGCGAACTCTGGACTTTACTTGGTGGAGAAGAACGAAGCAGATTTTTCACTCTCCTGCTGAATTTGTGCCGTGAACACTGTACTCCTCTTTTTCCGAACAAGTTAAATATACTCCTTATTGATGAAGAGGGTAAAATCTATTAA